A stretch of the bacterium genome encodes the following:
- a CDS encoding CHAT domain-containing protein yields MAENWNREGVLGLTRAFRLAGARAVIASQWAVDDDATSEWMTALHRARVAGASGTGRAMQEASCEILRARRADGRGTHPFYWAAFTATGE; encoded by the coding sequence GTGGCGGAGAACTGGAATCGCGAAGGCGTGCTGGGCCTGACCCGGGCGTTCCGCCTGGCCGGGGCCCGCGCCGTGATCGCCAGCCAATGGGCAGTGGACGACGATGCCACGTCGGAGTGGATGACGGCCCTGCATCGCGCGCGGGTTGCCGGGGCCTCCGGGACGGGCCGCGCGATGCAGGAGGCTTCGTGCGAGATCCTGCGCGCTCGCCGGGCCGACGGCCGCGGCACGCATCCGTTCTACTGGGCGGCCTTCACCGCGACCGGCGAATGA
- a CDS encoding CHAT domain-containing protein encodes MSKRILLAMLPVLLAGAGPARGDTPQPAPTTPAELIAASRHAFDNRFYARADSLAEAACARLEIEGRSDPLEHATALVCLSRARTARRSLADSVAVRSARRALAMLPSGAGDRDLVRADAHDVLSLILDEQNRADLALDHARRALALRRAGYGEIHEEVAESWYRLGSAQMSLGQVDSALVTMRTGLETRLGCNIESDRRIGDFHTEIAELLEKQGDPDAARAELDIALREYETRKGRAHSAMVQGLQRAGLFEMRNGDLSRAVDLSLQALTVAESVKNFSPANLALLRGNLAVMLSEMGDFARAHRLLGQVVPVYQAELGMDHRQTLWAEVALATTEASLGDTLAAAARFRSVCDRFEAAGSITSTGSLTQARVGLAELVADRDPRAALALIDAAEAVERLRPDPNWGAMADVQIIRMRLLADLGDRAGVARADTALERTLEEHDLHGTDTGIGALAAGSLALAKVGRTKEAVARARAGASLSRDRMLRDLRALPDREGLTLAGERSTSLDALLSLVLAGHGDPAVAWDELIRWRGLVRDEVMRRRLPAVALGDTSVLRAHAAWAAATRRLAQFEVRAAGATDEAALVRLAELRARADDAERRWATVAPRTHAPAGSGTGDVNLEAVRSALPSGSALVAFTTVRTRGKPDHLAAFVLDRQGRVRVRDLGAVSGIEAALSQWRSLAGRSPKGQAGAEQACRDAGRRLRELTWDVIAPLTGNAKDVVVVADGPLHRMAWAALPVDDEAYLVERGPGLTVLESERDLLRAAEPTPSSGLLAVGGVNFAGAMETSPASAPAAPRPLAVASTRAMLPDCRSGLAPVFAELPGTVREIEAIAREQGTDVQVLRGGAATEAAFKRLAPGRRVIHLATHAVALDDLCTAGMAEGERGVGGVAPAGGAGARPAAGEAPQSPWLGRRVVLALAGPMPRPTAMTRTRACSPPVKWPCWIFGVPSGWCCRRASRAWRRTGIAKACWA; translated from the coding sequence ATGTCGAAACGGATTCTGCTCGCAATGCTGCCGGTCCTGCTGGCCGGCGCCGGGCCGGCGCGTGGTGACACGCCGCAGCCGGCACCGACCACCCCGGCCGAACTCATCGCCGCCTCGCGCCACGCCTTCGACAATCGGTTCTACGCGCGCGCCGACTCCCTGGCCGAAGCTGCCTGCGCACGGTTGGAAATTGAAGGTCGTTCCGACCCGCTCGAGCACGCCACCGCCCTGGTGTGCCTGTCGCGCGCGCGCACGGCCCGGCGCTCCCTGGCCGACTCGGTGGCGGTGCGCTCGGCCCGCCGGGCGCTGGCCATGCTGCCCTCGGGCGCCGGCGATCGCGACCTGGTGCGGGCCGACGCACATGATGTGCTCTCGCTCATCCTCGATGAGCAGAACCGCGCCGATCTCGCGCTCGATCATGCGCGCCGGGCTCTGGCCCTGAGGCGCGCCGGCTACGGTGAGATACACGAAGAAGTGGCCGAGTCCTGGTACCGGCTGGGATCGGCGCAGATGAGCCTGGGTCAGGTAGACTCCGCCCTGGTGACGATGCGCACCGGGCTTGAGACGCGCCTTGGCTGCAATATCGAGAGCGACCGTCGCATCGGCGACTTCCACACCGAGATCGCCGAACTCCTCGAGAAACAAGGCGATCCCGATGCGGCGCGTGCCGAACTCGACATCGCCCTGCGGGAGTACGAAACGCGCAAGGGGCGCGCACATTCGGCAATGGTCCAGGGTCTTCAAAGGGCCGGACTGTTCGAGATGCGGAACGGTGACCTTTCGCGCGCGGTCGACCTGTCGCTGCAGGCCCTGACGGTGGCCGAGTCGGTGAAGAACTTCAGTCCCGCCAACTTGGCCCTCCTGCGGGGAAACCTGGCGGTCATGCTGAGCGAGATGGGCGATTTCGCGCGAGCCCACCGCCTGCTCGGGCAGGTGGTGCCGGTGTACCAGGCGGAGCTCGGCATGGACCATCGGCAGACCCTCTGGGCCGAGGTGGCGCTGGCGACGACCGAGGCTTCCCTTGGCGATACTCTCGCCGCTGCGGCCCGTTTCCGCAGTGTCTGTGACCGGTTCGAAGCGGCCGGTTCCATCACCAGTACCGGCTCGCTCACGCAGGCACGGGTCGGGCTGGCCGAGCTTGTCGCTGACCGCGACCCGCGCGCGGCGCTCGCCCTCATTGATGCCGCCGAGGCCGTCGAGCGCCTGCGACCCGACCCGAACTGGGGAGCGATGGCAGACGTGCAGATCATCCGGATGCGCCTGCTGGCCGACCTGGGCGATCGGGCGGGGGTGGCGCGAGCCGATACGGCCCTCGAGCGGACCTTGGAGGAACACGACCTGCACGGCACCGATACCGGGATCGGGGCGCTGGCCGCAGGCAGCCTGGCGCTGGCCAAGGTGGGACGCACGAAGGAGGCGGTGGCCCGCGCGCGCGCCGGTGCGTCGTTGTCGCGTGACCGGATGCTGCGCGACCTGCGTGCCCTTCCCGACCGCGAGGGGCTGACGCTGGCCGGCGAGCGTTCGACTTCACTCGACGCGCTGCTGAGTCTTGTGCTGGCGGGACACGGCGACCCGGCCGTCGCCTGGGACGAACTGATCCGCTGGCGGGGACTGGTGCGCGACGAAGTGATGCGCCGTCGCCTGCCCGCAGTGGCCCTGGGCGATACGTCGGTGCTGCGCGCCCATGCGGCGTGGGCGGCGGCGACCCGGCGCCTGGCCCAGTTCGAGGTGCGCGCGGCCGGTGCCACCGACGAGGCGGCGCTGGTGCGCCTGGCTGAACTGCGCGCGCGCGCCGACGACGCCGAACGTCGTTGGGCCACGGTGGCACCTCGGACGCACGCTCCGGCAGGCAGCGGCACCGGCGACGTGAACCTCGAGGCAGTGCGCTCGGCGCTTCCTTCCGGCTCGGCCCTCGTGGCGTTCACGACCGTGCGCACGCGTGGCAAGCCCGATCACCTGGCCGCGTTCGTGCTCGACCGGCAGGGCCGCGTGCGCGTGCGTGACCTGGGCGCCGTATCCGGGATCGAGGCCGCCCTCTCGCAGTGGCGATCGCTGGCCGGGCGCTCACCGAAGGGGCAAGCCGGCGCCGAGCAGGCGTGCCGTGATGCCGGTCGTCGGTTGCGCGAGCTGACCTGGGATGTCATCGCTCCGCTGACGGGCAACGCCAAGGACGTGGTCGTGGTTGCCGATGGCCCACTGCACCGCATGGCGTGGGCTGCGCTCCCGGTGGATGACGAGGCGTACCTGGTCGAACGCGGTCCCGGCCTGACGGTGCTCGAATCCGAACGCGACCTGCTGCGGGCAGCCGAACCGACGCCATCCTCGGGACTGCTCGCGGTCGGCGGCGTGAATTTCGCCGGAGCGATGGAAACGTCGCCCGCGTCCGCGCCCGCTGCCCCGCGGCCGCTGGCTGTCGCGTCGACGCGCGCCATGCTGCCCGACTGCCGGTCCGGGCTGGCGCCCGTTTTCGCCGAGTTGCCTGGCACTGTGCGCGAGATCGAAGCCATCGCCCGCGAGCAGGGCACCGACGTGCAGGTGCTGCGCGGCGGTGCGGCGACCGAGGCGGCCTTCAAGCGATTGGCCCCGGGAAGGCGCGTCATCCACCTGGCCACGCACGCTGTCGCCCTCGACGATCTCTGCACAGCAGGGATGGCCGAAGGTGAACGCGGCGTGGGCGGCGTGGCACCTGCCGGCGGGGCGGGCGCGAGGCCGGCCGCCGGGGAAGCGCCGCAATCGCCGTGGCTCGGCCGTCGCGTGGTGCTGGCTCTGGCCGGGCCAATGCCGCGGCCGACAGCGATGACGAGAACGAGGGCCTGCTCACCGCCAGTGAAGTGGCCATGCTGGATCTTCGGGGTACCGAGTGGGTGGTGCTGTCGGCGTGCGAGTCGGGCGTGGCGGAGAACTGGAATCGCGAAGGCGTGCTGGGCCTGA
- a CDS encoding sigma-70 family RNA polymerase sigma factor, giving the protein MDVSANGGPVGDSDGSRDISLLATSELISLARGGDDAAREQLLARYLPRLQRWASGRLPLRARSLLDTTDLVQETLLRTLQGIDRVEVRGPGGFQAYVRQAVLNRIRDQVRWAGRRQGREELSEDLPYHGPSPLEQAIGGAVLDRYERALAGLGREDQELLHLRIELDFDYGEIASMTGRPSRDAARMAVQRALGRLAEAMGHEG; this is encoded by the coding sequence ATGGATGTGAGCGCAAACGGCGGACCGGTCGGGGACAGCGACGGCTCCCGCGACATCTCCCTGCTGGCGACGAGCGAGCTGATCTCGCTGGCACGCGGGGGCGACGACGCGGCGCGCGAACAGCTCCTGGCGCGCTACCTGCCGCGTCTGCAGCGCTGGGCCAGCGGCCGCCTGCCGCTGCGCGCCCGTTCCCTGCTCGACACCACCGACCTGGTGCAGGAAACACTGTTGCGCACGCTGCAGGGAATCGACCGGGTCGAGGTGCGCGGGCCCGGCGGTTTCCAGGCCTATGTTCGCCAGGCGGTCCTCAATCGTATAAGGGACCAGGTGCGCTGGGCCGGGCGTCGCCAGGGTCGCGAGGAGCTTTCCGAGGACCTGCCGTACCATGGCCCGTCGCCCCTGGAACAGGCGATCGGCGGCGCCGTGCTCGACCGCTACGAGCGCGCGCTGGCCGGTCTCGGCCGGGAGGACCAGGAGTTGCTGCATCTGCGCATTGAACTCGACTTCGATTACGGCGAGATCGCCTCGATGACCGGGCGGCCGAGCCGCGACGCGGCGCGCATGGCCGTGCAACGCGCACTGGGTCGCCTGGCGGAAGCGATGGGCCATGAGGGCTGA